In Phragmitibacter flavus, a genomic segment contains:
- a CDS encoding methyl-accepting chemotaxis protein, with product MSSTITKPRGWMWGRVATKITLISVFFVVALGAIIWFTAEAVNAQENDARIIQFVGRQRMLQKQHVIEVLLLMQGKTTRAALDETRALWRDTQDKLINGGEVQVRMGSTERTRIPAAADPVLLSRLEKQRDNIEEAIKKADALLKLAPESPEYAVVLQELQELDEVMQALGSENAHGFTQLLLDKINDLVDAEVTIGIIVSAAGFLFGWIISREISKPLQQVVRSAQAIAEGNLRIDKLNLDRADEVGMLGEAFDHMLDNLKGLSGQIAGVTENVNSATAEILASTQQQAASTREQAATVQEVTTTMQEITQSGTEITDRVKQVAASAEAASTASSSGIAAVQNTNRLMENVRQQVEEVALKIVSLSEKTQVIGEIINTVNDIAEQSNLLALNASIEAASAGEQGSRFSVVAGEMRNLAERAKESTVQVSSILSDIQKGINSSVMLAEEAVKRSESGKHQSEVAEKTIHQMMQTTVDSINAFQQIIGATSQQQIGFDQVAQGMRDIRMAAEQNAVGTGQLEQALSNLNVLSSQLRLAVSRYQV from the coding sequence ATGAGTTCGACGATAACTAAACCAAGGGGATGGATGTGGGGCCGGGTGGCGACGAAGATCACTTTGATCTCGGTGTTTTTTGTGGTGGCGCTTGGGGCGATCATCTGGTTCACGGCGGAGGCGGTGAATGCGCAGGAAAATGATGCGCGGATAATCCAGTTTGTGGGTCGGCAGCGGATGTTGCAGAAGCAGCATGTGATTGAGGTGCTGTTGTTGATGCAGGGCAAAACGACGCGGGCGGCGCTGGATGAAACACGGGCGCTATGGCGGGATACTCAGGACAAGCTGATCAATGGGGGTGAGGTGCAGGTGCGGATGGGAAGCACTGAGCGGACAAGGATTCCGGCGGCGGCTGATCCGGTGTTGTTGTCGAGGTTGGAGAAGCAGAGGGATAATATTGAGGAGGCGATCAAGAAGGCGGATGCGTTGCTGAAACTGGCGCCGGAGAGTCCGGAGTATGCGGTGGTGTTGCAGGAGTTGCAGGAGCTGGATGAGGTGATGCAGGCTTTGGGAAGTGAGAATGCGCATGGGTTTACGCAGTTGTTGTTGGACAAGATTAATGATTTGGTGGACGCGGAGGTGACGATTGGGATTATCGTCAGTGCGGCGGGGTTCTTGTTTGGGTGGATTATCAGCCGGGAGATTTCGAAGCCGTTGCAGCAGGTGGTGAGGTCGGCGCAGGCGATTGCGGAGGGGAATTTGCGGATCGATAAGCTGAATCTGGACCGGGCGGACGAGGTGGGGATGCTGGGGGAGGCATTTGATCACATGCTGGACAATTTGAAGGGGTTGAGCGGGCAGATCGCGGGGGTGACGGAGAATGTGAATTCGGCGACGGCGGAGATTTTGGCGTCGACGCAGCAGCAGGCGGCAAGCACGCGTGAGCAGGCAGCGACGGTGCAGGAGGTGACGACGACGATGCAGGAGATCACGCAGTCGGGCACGGAAATCACGGACCGGGTGAAGCAGGTGGCGGCTTCGGCGGAGGCGGCTTCGACGGCGAGCAGTTCAGGGATTGCGGCGGTGCAGAACACGAACCGGTTGATGGAGAATGTGCGTCAACAGGTGGAGGAGGTGGCGCTGAAGATTGTGTCGCTGAGTGAGAAGACGCAGGTGATTGGAGAGATCATCAACACGGTGAATGACATTGCGGAGCAGTCGAATTTGCTGGCGTTGAATGCGAGCATTGAGGCGGCTTCTGCGGGGGAGCAGGGCAGCCGGTTTTCGGTGGTGGCAGGGGAGATGCGCAACCTGGCGGAGCGGGCGAAGGAGAGCACGGTGCAGGTGAGTTCGATTCTGTCGGATATTCAGAAGGGGATTAATAGTTCGGTGATGCTGGCGGAGGAGGCGGTGAAGCGGTCGGAGTCGGGCAAACATCAGTCGGAGGTGGCGGAGAAGACGATTCACCAGATGATGCAGACGACAGTGGACAGCATCAATGCGTTCCAGCAGATCATTGGCGCGACGAGTCAGCAGCAGATCGGATTTGACCAAGTGGCGCAGGGGATGCGGGACATTCGGATGGCGGCGGAGCAGAACGCGGTGGGGACGGGTCAACTGGAGCAGGCGCTGTCGAACTTGAATGTGTTGAGCAGTCAACTGCGGCTGGCGGTGAGCCGGTATCAGGTGTGA